TAAGTTTTTCTTAATTTCCAAGCTTTAGTTGAAAGAAAATTTGACACCAAAATCATCGccatccaatctgattggggtGGCGAATATGAGAAGCTCAACTCCTTTTTCCAAAAACTTGGCATTTCTCACCATGTGTCGTGTCCACATGCCCATCAACAGAATGGGTCTGCTGAACGCAAACACAGACACATTGTCGAAGTTGGCTTTACCCTTCTTGCTGGCGCCTCTATGCCCTTAAAATTTTGGTATGAGGCCTTTCTCACAGCTGTCCATATCATTAATATGCTACCTAGTCGTGTTATCAACAATGAAACTCCCACTGAAAGGCTTCTCCACACCAAACCAGATTACACTTCTCTCCATGTGTTTGGTTGCGCCTGTTGGCCCAATCTTTGCCCTTACAACAATCGAAAACTCAGCTTAGGTCAAAACAATGTGTGTTCATTGGCTACAGTGCACAACACAAAGGCGTCAAGTGCCTTGATGTTTCAACCAGACGCGTCTATATTTCACGAGATGTCGTTTTTGATGAAACAAAGTTTCCCTTTGCCACCCTTCATCCCAATGCCGGTGCCCTACTTCGTCAAGAAATTCTTCTCTTACCACCTAGTCTCACCGGTGAAGGGGTAAATAACTGCAATGATCATATGATGACTAATCCTCATAACCGTGCACTTGAGCTTTGTGATGATGCAGATGGCAATGGTGCAGAAAATGGTGAAGGAATCACAGAGAATGGTGAAGAAATTACCCCAAACAGTCCACATTTTATGTGTCACACAACGGGGAACAGATCCTCTTTGGGATTGGAGCTCCAGCAGCATGGCAGCAAATCTGCCTCGGGATCCGTGTCGCAGCAGGGCGCCAGCGCACCAGATTCTGCGTCGCCCGCCAGGCGTGGCGACAGCGACCCAGCGGCGGCCACACGGCTCGCCTTGACTGGGCCAGAAGCGGCGTCCGAACTGCGCCAATCTCTGGAGCCCACGCGGCAGGAGCCTCCGGCCCGCTGGCCCGTGGGCGGACCCCGCCACTACATGCGCCGCCAGCTGGGCGCGCGATCCGGCGTGGATTCGCCCCAGCCGACGACAGGCGTGTGATCCGAGGCGGATCCGGTCAGGCCCGTGTCCTCCACGCGGCCTGGATCTTCTGCGCCTCCCGTCACGGCTCCAGCATCGCCCGTCGCCACAGAAGATCCCGCTGCTACAACTGCTGGCGCGGCTGGTGCGTTGGGAGCCCCAGGGGGATCTGCATCGGGATTGTCTGGTCCAGAGGCTGGATCCTCTCCGCCCGCTGATGCTGCCACCTCTTCTGCTCAACCTCGTACAAGACTACAGAAGGGAGTTATTCAACCCGTCAATTATAAACAAATAACTAAGTTCGGTTTAGCGTGTACTACAGGTGAACCTGGTACGCTTGATGAAGCCCTCAGGGATACACGCTGGAAAAAGGCCATGGAAGAGGAGTACATGGCACTTCAGAAGAATAAGACGTGGCATCTTGTGTCTCCACGATGAGGTAAAAATTTGATTGATTGTAAATGGGTTTATAGGATCAAAAGAAAGTCCGATGAAACCATAGACCGCTACAAAGCCAGACTTGTTGCAAAAGGCTTCAAACAGCGGTATGGCATAGACTATGAGGACACTTTTAGTCCAGTGGTCAAAGCTGCTACTATTCGCCTTGTACTGTCTATTGCtgtttccaggggatggagtctCAGACAACTAGATGTGCAGAAcgtgtttcttcatggtgttctggaagaggaagtatatatgaaacaacctcctggtttTGAGGACAAGGATAAaccctttcatgtgtgcaagcttgaCAAAGCTCTACATGGACTGAAGCAAGCTCCCAGGGCATGGTATTCTCGTCTCAGTCAGAAACTACAAGCACTTGGTTTTGTTCCTTCAAAATCTGATACGTCTCTATTCATCTACAATAAGTGCAAAACATCTATTTTTGTTcttatctatgttgatgatattattgtcacaagTTCATCTAATGAAGCTGTGACAGGATTGTTGAAGGATCTAAGTGCTGAGTTTGCTCTTAAAGATCTGGGAGACTTACACTTTTTCCTAGGGATTGAAGTAAAGAAAACTGAGGATGGCCTTCATCTCTCTCAAGAAAAGTATGCTACTGATCTGGTAAGGAGAGTTGGCTTGCAAGGATGTAAAGCCTCCCCAACTCCTTTGTCTAGCACAGAAAAATTGTCACTTGAAGAGGGAGATCCCTTGGGTCAAGAAGACAACACTAGATATAGAAGTCTAGTAGGAGCACTTCAGTACCTCACCTTAACAAGGCCAGATATATCCTTTGCAGTCAACAAAGTGTGCCAAtttcttcatgcacccactacTGTTCATTGGACTGCTGCCAAGCGCATAGTGAGATATGTGAAAAATACTATGAGTCTTGGTCTTACATTCACCAAATCTTCATCAACTCTTGTCAGTGCTTTTTCTGACTCTGATTGGGCAGGATGCATAGATGACAGACGCTCCACTGGTGGATTTGCAGTTTTCTTTGGGCCAAATCTCATATCATGGTGTGCAAAGAAACAGGCCACTGTATCACGATCTAGCACTGAAGCTGAGTATAAAGCTTTAGCAAATGCTACTGCTGAAATTATCTGGGTTCAATCCATGTTGAGAGAGCTGGGTGTGAAGCGCACCAAAACTCCATGTTTATGGTGTGACAATCTGGGTGCTACTTATCTGTCTGCTAACCCAGTCTTTCATGCCAGGACAAAACACATCGAGATAgattttcattttgtcagagaaaggGTTGCAAAGAGACAATTGGATATTCGCTTTGTGCATTCACGAGATCAGGTTGCAGACGGCTTCACAAAAGCGTTGCCTACAAAAAGTTTTGAAGAGTTCAAGCGTAATCTCAACTTGaccaagttgtgattaagggagggtgttaaacaacGTTGCTATATGTCAAGGTGGTTCGGTGCAACCGGTGCAGATATGTATTCAGGTTCAACCGCATAGGCTAGATAGATATTCTCTGTAACAATATTCTCTCTAGTTTATCCCTTGTACTCTAAGTAGCTTATCCCTTGTATCTCAAGTTTCAATCCCAACAAACTTGTACGCTATCAGGGAGTCGCGCCCCTGCCTTTATAACACCCAGCCGTCGCCCTGAACCGGGTACGACGTTTCCACAATCACACCATCTCATGGGAAATAGGTCATCTCAACAATATACCCATCCCTTATCCTTCAAACCAAACACCAATTTGGCTATCTTCAACCACTTGATATCCCTCCCGCCAAACAGAGATACCCacaaccactcaaacatatcccccaaaccaaacaCAACCATATTGTAGAAAGCGTCCCACATTCTCGACAGTTCGCCCCAATGAATGGGGCTAGTAGGATGAATTAAGGAGAAAGATATACCTCTGCACTCTTTTATATGGTACTTATTCCACTTGCCCTAAAAGGTTTTGGAACACTAATTTGTAGTATACGAGTAAGAATATCAGGATGTTTTATACAAACTTGGATCATATAGACAGTTCAAACAACCAAAACCACAGCATAGAACATAGGCCAGTCGTGTTATGGAGCCAAAAGGGCTTGCCTAGACTATCCTACCTGATACTGTACATACAAGAAAGAAGAAATAAAGGAGTCATGTTGATTCCCGGCAAAAATTTCTGCACACAACAGTTCATCAACCTACAGGCCCCACTGCACATTTTCACTCCCTAGGAACCAAACTCACAAGAAATGAGGAAATGATGAGATGCGTGGCAGATGAGTAAGCAGGTCCCCAAATGGTTCTTGCCTTGGAGGCAATGAGCCATTGCCACTGTCTCCTTCAACAGGAGGCGCATAAGCTTGGGGCTTCCTCTCATAAATCTCATTATTATCACTGTGAACACCAGGGTTTACCTGGCCTGTGCCTGAATCTCTGTGGATCAATGAGCACAGAGAATTGACCCTTGACATGAGCATCCTCTCATCAGCAGCAATAGTGATTTGGGAGTCGTTCAGAAGTTGCCGGGTCAGCTCATCAAATGCTAGTTTACCCGTTGAGTCATTGCCACCGTCGAGGATCTGAGAGTCGTTCAGTAGGTACCGGGTGATGTCATCTATGGCCAGTTTACCTGATGTGCCAGCACCACCATCAGCTGCGGGTAGGTTCCCTGAATACATATGTCTGTAGATGTGGTGCCCAATGTGGTTTGCTATCTCACTCTTGGACATAGAGCGCCGGATCCCCGGCAACTTAAAACCGTTCCAACTAAGGATGCTTGTATGTGGTTCACACACACTGGAACCACCGCCTTGTTTAATCACTTGACCGTCAGTAACTGGAATGGAAAAAAAATGATGAGCAAATTCACAGTTACAAGTTGCAAAGATCCTAGTTGTAATTTgtgaaaagaaaaaacagaaaacaaattcaaataattattctGAACAGTGACCATGATTCCAAGACATTGTCAATGAAAAATGTTATTTAATAATTATATTCACCTGAATTAGAGAAATCTCGAGGCAAGCCATCTGATGTTCCAGCTTCCTGTCTCTCTTCAGCATCTATCCTACCGGATGTAGAATGATGCCGTAATAGTTCCCTAAATCTTTGGGGGTCTAACTGATCGTCATCATCTTTATTATGCACAAAATTTTGGCACTTCACATCATCTGGGTCTTCAAATATGGAAGTTCTTGATTCAAAGTACGGATTCTCCAACTTGATGTCAATTTGCTGGCTTAGCGAGCATAGACGTGGGTCACAGTGAACAAGCTTCTCCACATGCTTATTCATCATTCCGGGCGCACACTGAAGAAAGTGCCTCCTGAAAATAAAGGATTTTTGGAAGTTCAGGCACCAGTGTAACTTTGTGTATTATGAGAACCTACTTGATTGTGATGTAGGCCTGAATCTGCCTTTCACAATGGTTTCTCGAGAAACGGCACTAAAATCCACCATGCCATGTCATGGAAGGTCCCATAGAGCGGCATATTTGAATGTGAAGTTCACAGCATATGCTTTTTTCTCTCCACATGAAAATATGTCTCATTTGTATTAGAAGAAGGGGCCGAAATGACGCAAAGTACAACCAGGAAAATGAAGAAAACCACAGAAGAACCAAGAAACCAGACTACAAAAGCTAGGAAGAAACTAGCAAAGCCTAGTTAGCCCATCTAATAGAACAGAGGAAGCAAACACAACAATAGAAGTTCACTGCATATATTCTAAGATTTAATAAACATCTGCCACCATACATGAACATGTACCTGTGCATGCTTGCCTGTCCAGCAGTAAAATCAGAAGTTGCCTGCCACAAAGTGTGCTTCCTTGGCTGCGGATTCGTTTCTCTGAAGAAAAGTGGTTGCCTGGACAACTGGataaaacaagaagaagaaaattAGCAACAGAAAGAATATGTAACAACGGCCCCAAAAAGGCGAAAATAGACAGGAATATTACTGAACTAGATCTTTACCATCCTATTAATATAATATGATGTGGTCCataagaaatactccctccgtcccataatataagagcgttttttatactagtgtagtgtcaaaaacgctcttatattatgggacggagggagtaattaacttTGCAGTAATTTGCATTACTGACTCCATGTGTATGCAAGTGCTTACCGCAATTTCCAGGGTGCCAGGTTCCGTTTCTGGACAAACCACCTTAAGTGCACAGATATCAGACCACTGTATCTCAATTTTACTCTTGAGACCACCATCCAGTACTTCCCACACGAGTTTGTGTTTTGCAAAATAGCATTTCACAACCAGATCACCTTCGTACCTTGATACCCACTGTTTATATACGAAGTATAAAGCTTAACATAAGTGAATCAGTTGAAACACAGATAAGAAAACAAACAAATGAACAAACGACACTAACTAAATAGATATATTCAATGTGCATAGGTCTGTAGTACTACACATTTCCCCTCGTGTGCTTTGCAATATAGCAAGCTCATTTCATAACATCTCGTGCTATGGGGTATCAATCTATAAATCCCCCCGTGTCACGGAGATTAGGCTTCAAGCCCGAAATTCGCTGCCATTGCCACCACGGCAGGCCAGAAACCAAAGGTACCATGCTCTCATCATGAGATCACTATGATTACGAGCTAAAAAGGATTAGACGTGGCATTCATATAGAACAGATTGTCTGATCTTCAGAAGTAACACGGGCTAACAATAATAGTACTATTAATACTAAACAGAGTTAGAGACAATAGAATGGATCAACTTGAATGTCAACAATACAAGCAACAAGAGATTATTACCAAAGAGACGTGTATGCATTTATATTCAGTTAATACTGAAGGACGGTACTCAACATGGGATTGTTGTCATGACCAGAGGATGTAAGTTACACTCAGTCAATTATGTCAATTTCTACTAAAAACAAGTATCATCCGGGGACCGTGAATGACATAACAGGGCAATGTGGCAGCATGAATGAGCACATGAAAAAGCCACTAACCTCCCAAGATCCGATTCTGAGAATAGAACCAGGGAAGTTGGAGGCTTTTAGTTTCTCCGAGGCACTAGCAGTGCCACCGTGCCGGGCGTCTTTGGCCTTGCCAGCCTGCACAAGCTTCATTTGGATCAAATCCACCAGAGAGGGGCTCTTCTTAAGCCGCAAGCCAAGTGGACTAGGCTCCTCAAGGAAATCATGTTGCGTCGACTGCTGATTTGACACACTAGCACCATCTGTGCTCCATTGCTGCATGACACAACCCCAAAACACAACAAAGAACAAACATAGGATTAAATAAAGCACTGTGAAACAAGATTCTATAAAtattacttcctccgtcccaaaataagtgtctcaactctagtgcaattttatactaaagttagtacaaagttgagacacttattttgggacggagggagtactatcaaTCAGGATAATATTTGCATTCCAAATCTGTGATGTAAATTGGAAAACAGTGAGTGCGCAGAGAGCACGCCCATTTGCTTTTGTGCAATGATGAAGTAGAATCTTGCAGGATTAATTAAGAATTAACACCAGAGGGGATTAACATATAAGTGCGGACAGCTCGGATTGTTGGCGAATCAGTACTTGAGAGTACAATTCCAGAAGTCTATATTGTCCATTTCTAAAACCAATGAGTGGAACGGATATCTTAGGGGTAGAAAAGATTCCAGTGACTTGACTGCACAAGATCTATTTTCTTTTACATTTATACGTGCCGATGCCATATCTATCCTCGACAACTTGCACGCCTTTTGCACAGAAACACTTTCATGCTGGTGTAGTAATTTACGAATATTATGATCATATTAACACGGGCAATGAGAAACGCACTACAAGCAACGAGAATCTCTCCAATTGCCCCAAAACGTTATGTATCGAGTAAATAGAATGAACTTTTTTTTGATAAATTCGAACCGAATAAAAAGGTGGCAGACGAACGAAATTTGATCGGTAGCAACACTTTCTAGATCACTTCAGGACGCTTCGCTCGGCTGCTTCGGGCCCGCCACATGAAACGATCAGTCCGGATATTACGATGCAAAAACATACTACTACAAACAAGCAAGCAAAATCATATCGGAGCGTTCGCGTCGTATTTTGCCGGGAACGAAGCGGGACGAGGACGGAAAAGCCACCTGCGGCTGCTGCTGCGCGAGGCGGGACCTCTTATGGAACGGCGACGCCTCAGCCCCGGCCGCCCCCGCGGCGCcgccgtcgtcgtccaccgcctcctccttcacCCCCCTCCGCAGCTTCCCCATGTGCGGCAAGTGAACCATCCTCTGCGCTTCGAatcggagaggagggagagagagtatCGTTGAGGTGGTTGTTGTACGGAGGAGGAGAGCTGTTTGAACAAGCAAGCGAGGACGGATGGGAGGTGGAGGAGGGAAATAAATATCTCGGCGGGAGcgtggaggaggaggaagcaggaTTAGATCTCCTCTGTTTGTTTTTGCTCGGAGCACGTGCCAGCCACCGCCAACTGGATCCGGATCAGAGGCCACCGTGGCGCTCCAGAGGAGTTCTCGTGCCTACCCCCGTCTGCTACCTTGATGCGCGCTGGTCGGGCAGGGGTACAATCGTCAGGAGGGACGGTCGGCAGGCGTGCCGTGCGCACGGCAACGGTGCGGTGGGCTTCCCCTTCCCCAGCGGCCAGCGGCAGCACCTGGGTCACGACCCGGACGGTCGACACGTGTCCAAGGTGCGGGACGTGGTTGGTGCGCGTGTGACCTGGACACGCCGGCCCGTCCCCGTCCAGTCCATTGTGCCGACGCTATCCGTTCGCATCAGCATCGGCCTTTGTCGCTCTCTGTGCTTGTGGATAAGGTCGTGGCTGGCCGGCGAGCACGCACAGCGCAGCACCACTCATAAAGTGACAAAATTATTGTGGGGGAGAACAAAGACTTGGACTTTGGATGGACCTATAGAGCCTGCTCCTAGTCTCTCGCTTCAGAAAATTGATTTTAAAATACATATGCTAATCAAAATCAAAAtacatatggactttggatttatgTGATTTAAAAAACCTACTCCCTCCATTCATTTTTATAAGTCGTTTGGAAAAACTGAAATTGAGTTGTTTGGCAACCTGTCTGAAATGTCTATagcgtcttataaaagtgaacatagggaGTATTTAAAATCAAATAGAGATcacaaataatatatttttcacacAGTACAATCACAAGCGCTTATATATGCCAATACACCCACCCATATgatcgcacacacgcacaccctacccctatgaacaCCATCGAGTGACTGAGCTGACATATCACCttaagattttacgaagtcaccacagACGCCTCGTAGTCGATGGGAATGTCTCCTTCCACTGAAAGTGCATCACCGAAAAtcgtaaaataaatctaaaataacTGCGAGCACCAGCACTTAAACTCTGGTGGGCTGGGAATACCACTGTCCTCATAACCATTCAATCATAGATTGGTTCGCAAGATCATAATTGAAAGGTCAATAGAAATATTATTAAACCCTGGAAAAATAGAAATATTATTAAATTATTAGGAAAGTGGTTCAAAATAGTATACCTTCTAAAAAATTAACAATAATTTTGGATTCGccattttcttaaaaaaaatggAAGAACATGCTTCCAGAAAAATGTAAAATGACGATAATATATATGGCTTACATGTAAGTTCCACCTCATTCAGAAAACCTTTTAAGTTGATAAAACCATTTTTGTCAGGTTTTAGTGTGAAAGAATACGGGACATCCATTCAAATATGGGACGTTTTTCCATTCTTGCTCCTCATTTTCTCCCTTAT
Above is a window of Triticum dicoccoides isolate Atlit2015 ecotype Zavitan chromosome 5B, WEW_v2.0, whole genome shotgun sequence DNA encoding:
- the LOC119308629 gene encoding uncharacterized protein LOC119308629; this encodes MVHLPHMGKLRRGVKEEAVDDDGGAAGAAGAEASPFHKRSRLAQQQPQQWSTDGASVSNQQSTQHDFLEEPSPLGLRLKKSPSLVDLIQMKLVQAGKAKDARHGGTASASEKLKASNFPGSILRIGSWEWVSRYEGDLVVKCYFAKHKLVWEVLDGGLKSKIEIQWSDICALKVVCPETEPGTLEIALSRQPLFFRETNPQPRKHTLWQATSDFTAGQASMHRRHFLQCAPGMMNKHVEKLVHCDPRLCSLSQQIDIKLENPYFESRTSIFEDPDDVKCQNFVHNKDDDDQLDPQRFRELLRHHSTSGRIDAEERQEAGTSDGLPRDFSNSVTDGQVIKQGGGSSVCEPHTSILSWNGFKLPGIRRSMSKSEIANHIGHHIYRHMYSGNLPAADGGAGTSGKLAIDDITRYLLNDSQILDGGNDSTGKLAFDELTRQLLNDSQITIAADERMLMSRVNSLCSLIHRDSGTGQVNPGVHSDNNEIYERKPQAYAPPVEGDSGNGSLPPRQEPFGDLLTHLPRISSFPHFL